The following proteins are encoded in a genomic region of Corylus avellana chromosome ca4, CavTom2PMs-1.0:
- the LOC132177771 gene encoding nuclear transport factor 2: protein MASQSEDASAAPSAQIIGNLFVESYYNVLHRVPEEAYRFYKDSSVLTRPGPDGVMTSFTTVEAIKETILSFNFPNYKSDVLTVDAEFSYKDGVIVLVTGCVTGKDNVERKFTESFFLVPQESGYFVMNSILRYMGESESLGADSVANNHTEDSVANNHTEESASKSALTPDPELTHVPDHPEPKQTTPVEDGTANNNNDNEVSHQLADQKLSVGEKGVVAEHPINSSQKAVGTYTETAAAEIQEPAPKKSFASVVHALKDNNAPFHVRLPPVKPAERPRSSAVPEASVPSRNSTLKKIDDHAVKTYALFVPNLPMDATTEQLEVGFKEFGSIKRDGIQVRSNKQQGSCFGFVEFESASSMQRAIEASPILMFDRKLHVEERRGK, encoded by the exons ATGGCATCTCAGAGTGAAGATGCTTCTGCTGCCCCTAGTGCACAGATTATTGGcaatctctttgtggaatcgTACTACAATGTTCTTCATCGTGTACCAGAGGAGGCTTATAGGTTTTATAAGGATTCAAGTGTGCTCACCCGACCTGGACCTGATGGCGTGATGACATCTTTTACTACTGTAGAA GCCATTAAGGAGACGATACTCTCCTTTAACTTCCCGAACTATAAGTCAGATGTATTGACTGTAGATGCAGAGTTTTCATACAAGGATGGGGTGATTGTTTTAGTTACTGGTTGTGTAACTGGAAAGGACAATGTGGAAAGGAAGTTTACTGAATCTTTCTTTCTAGTGCCCCAAGAGTCAGGTTACTTTGTCATGAATTCTATTCTTAGGTACATGGGTGAATCTGAATCCTTGGGGGCTGATTCTGTGGCAAACAACCACACTGAAGATTCTGTGGCAAACAACCACACTGAAGAAAGTGCTTCAAAATCTGCCTTGACACCAGATCCTG AGCTAACTCATGTTCCTGATCATCCTGAGCCAAAGCAAACTACCCCTGTGGAGGATGGTACTGCAAACAATAACAATGACAATGAAGTCAGTCACCAGTTGGCCGACCAGAAGTTGTCAGTTGGTGAAAAAGGGGTTGTTGCTGAGCACCCAATTAATTCAAGTCAGAAAGCTGTAGGCACATACACTGAGACTGCTGCTGCTGAAATCCAGGAACCTGCTCCAAAGAAGTCCTTTGCATCAGTG GTGCATGCATTGAAGGACAATAATGCCCCGTTCCATGTGAGGCTTCCCCCTGTTAAGCCTGCAGAACGGCCCCGTTCATCTGCAGTACCTGAGGCTTCAGTTCCTAGTAGAAACAGCACCCTGAAAAAGATTGATGATCATGCAG TTAAGACTTATGCCTTATTTGTGCCAAATCTGCCCATGGATGCAACAACAGAACAACTTGAAGTGGGTTTTAAGGAATTCGGGTCCATTAAGCGTGATGGTATTCAAGTTAGAAGTAACAAG CAACAGGGTTCATGTTTTGGTTTTGTGGAGTTTGAATCTGCCAGTTCAATGCAACGTGCTATTGAG GCTTCCCCAATCTTGATGTTTGATCGTAAACTTCACGTCGAGGAAAGGCGAGGCAAGTGA
- the LOC132177010 gene encoding glycerophosphodiester phosphodiesterase GDPD6-like — MSSFGFFRFLILLIVGRCVGRPLYPLPSAVSHGDKQPLQTSRPYNVAHRGSNGEIPEETAAAYMRAIEEGADFIEADILASKDGVLICHHDVTLDDTTDIANHPEFANRKTTYVVQGVNTTGWFVVDFTLEELKSLGAKQRYSFRDQQYNGKLQIITFEEYISIALNANRIVGIYPEIKNPVHINQHVKWANGKKFEDKFAETLKKYGYKGSYMSKDWLKQPCFIQSFAPTSLTYISNVTLLPKVFLIDDVTILTEDTNQTYNEITSDSYLDFISKYVVGIGPWKDTIVFPTNNYLNLATDLVARAHAHGLQVHPYTFRNENCFLHFDFHQDPYKEYDYWINEIGVDGLFTDFTGSLYSFQELTSPVSSQNKDGESKLLKKIASMIASFKRG; from the exons ATGTCCTCCTTTG GCTTTTTCCGTTTTCTAATTCTTCTGATTGTTGGGAGATGTGTTGGAAGACCATTATATCCATTACCAAGTGCGGTATCTCATGGCGATAAACAGCCCCTACAAACATCTCGTCCATATAATGTTGCTCATCGAGGTTCAAACGGGGAGATCCCTGAAGAAACTGCTGCTGCTTACATG AGAGCTATTGAAGAGGGGGCAGATTTCATTGAAGCAGACATCCTTGCCTCCAAGGATGGTGTGCTGATATGCCATCATGATGTTACACTAGATGATACAACTGATATTGCAAATCATCCCGAGTTTGCTAATAGAAAAACAACCTATGTTGTCCAAGGCGTCAACACCACTGGGTGGTTTGTAG TTGATTTTACACTGGAAGAATTGAAATCATTGGGTGCGAAGCAACGGTACAGTTTCCGTGATCAACAATACAATG GGAAGTTACAAATTATCACCTTTGAAGAGTACATTTCAATTGCACTGAACGCAAACAGAATTGTTGGAATCTATCCAGAGATTAAGAATCCTGTTCATATCAACCAGCAT GTCAAATGGGCAAATGGGAAAAAGTTTGAAGATAAGTTTGCGGAGACACTGAAGAAATATGGATACAAAGGTTCATACATGTCAAAAGATTGGTTGAAACAACCTTGCTTTATCCAGTCCTTTGCTCCAACTTCACTCACATATATTTCTAATGTCACCCTCTTGCCCAAAGTTTTCTTAATTGATGATGTGACAATACTAACAGAAGACACCAATCAG ACATACAATGAAATTACTTCGGATAGCTATCTTGATTTTATAAGCAAGTATGTGGTGGGGATTGGACCCTGGAAGGATACAATTGTTTTTCcaacaaataattatttgaatCTAGCTACTGATCTTGTTGCCAGAGCACATGCTCATGGCCTACAG GTGCATCCATATACCTTCAGAAATGAAAATTGTTTCCTACACTTTGACTTTCACCAAGATCCATACAAAGAATATGATTACTGGATAAACGAGATTGGAGTTGATGGACTCTTCACAGACTTCACAGGAAGCCTCTATAGTTTCCAAGAATTGACCTCCCCCGTGTCTTCTCAAAATAAAGATGGCGAGTCGAAGTTATTGAAGAAGATTGCATCAATGATTGCCTCCTTTAAAAGGGGATGA
- the LOC132177011 gene encoding ninja-family protein AFP3: MGEAKEARSRAMENLSLRIDKYPRDLLQRFVSSSTHQSEHGTPSEDSDEIELNLGLSLGGRFGVDRSAKKLIRSSSIAGTIPVVRDDESLNPRPMSYPTLTRTSSLPTETEEAWRKRKELQTLRRMVAKRRRSEKQRSSKAEKEEERKEIQGPAGLNLRDKQQSAVADRFGSMVAHPFGMPTWAAVERQAGLDGGVEPVAKGMSGFLGLQGFGRPSSQGSSESQGGSSTGMSESESKPLQGSSSCGEARSPASNQSLQERINQEASGSSGTKKNENPCRTFRAEMENILSQKPDCAENRGKEIGMNAMEDMPCVFTKGDGPNGRRIEGILYRYGKGEQVRIMCVCHGSFHSPAEFVKHAGGGDVAHPLKHIVVNPSSSTTFL; encoded by the exons ATGGGTGAAGCTAAAGAAGCAAGAAGCAGAGCAATGGAAAATCTTTCTCTGCGAATAGACAAGTACCCAAGAGATCTATTGCAGAGATTTGTGAGCAGCAGTACGCATCAATCCGAACACGGAACACCCAGTGAAGATTCAGATGAGATTGAGCTAAATCTGGGGCTCTCACTGGGTGGTCGATTCGGGGTCGACAGGAGCGCAAAGAAGCTAATCCGTTCGTCGTCCATAGCGGGAACAATACCGGTGGTTCGAGACGACGAGTCGTTAAACCCGCGGCCTATGTCGTACCCGACACTCACGAGGACCTCCTCGCTTCCGACGGAGACAGAGGAGGCGTGGCGGAAGAGGAAGGAGCTACAGACATTGCGGCGAATGGTGGCGAAGCGAAGGCGGTCTGAGAAACAGAGGAGCTCCAAggcagaaaaagaagaagaaaggaaggaaattCAAGGTCCAGCGGGATTGAATTTGCGAGATAAGCAGCAGTCTGCGGTGGCCGATAGGTTTGGTTCGATGGTGGCCCATCCTTTTGGTATGCCCACTTGGGCTGCGGTGGAGAGGCAGGCGGGTCTAGACGGAGGAGTCGAACCGGTGGCGAAAGGGATGTCTGGTTTCTTGGGATTGCAGGGGTTTGGGCGACCGAGTTCTCAGGGTTCGTCGGAGTCGCAAGGCGGTAGCTCGACGGGGATGTCGGAATCGGAGAGCAAACCTCTTCAAG GATCGAGCAGTTGTGGTGAAGCAAGAAGCCCTGCTAGTAATCAGTCCTTGCAAGAGCGAATCAATCAGGAGGCTTCAGGTTCCTCAGGGACAAAGAAGAACGAAAATCCATGCAGAACTTTCAGAGCGGAGATGGAGAATATTCTATCACAGAAACCTGATTGTGCAGAAAACAGAGGGAAGGAAATTGGGATGAATGCAATGGAAGATATGCCTTGTGTTTTCACAAAAGGAGATGGCCCTAATGGGAGAAGAATAGAAGGCATTCTATACAGATATGGAAAGGGAGAGCAGGTGAGAATAATGTGTGTCTGCCATGGGAGCTTTCACTCGCCAGCAGAGTTCGTCAAGCATGCTGGTGGTGGTGATGTCGCTCACCCGCTTAAGCATATAGTTGTAAACCCTTCTTCCTCTACTACGTTTTTGTAA
- the LOC132177649 gene encoding cell division control protein 48 homolog B isoform X2, translated as MESHGSTSSNNDNNSKKQWRAEEAIAGNAEALQALRELITFPLYYSCEAQKLGLKWPRGLLLYGPPGTGKTSLVRAVVQECGAHLTIISPHSVHKAHAGESESVLRDAFSKASSHAMMGKPSVIFIDEIDALCPRRDSREQDVRVASQLFTLMDSNIPSSTSATQVVVVASTNRVDAIDPALRRSGRFDAEIEVTTPTEEERYQILKLYTKKVPLDPNVDLRAIAASCNGYVGADLEALCREATMFAVRRSSDTNENAAVISLTVEDWKHARSIVGPSITRGVTVEIPKVTWEDIGGLKDLKKKLQQAVEWPIKHSAAFSRLGISPVRGILLHGPPGCSKTTLAKAAAHAAQASFFSLSGAEMYSMYVGEGEALLRNTFQRARLAAPSIIFFDEADVVAAKRGGSSSNSTTVGERLLSTLLTEMDGLEEAKGILVLAATNRPHAIDVALMRPGRFDLVLYVPPPDLEARCEILHVHSRNMKIDDDVDLRRIAEDTDLFTGAELEGLCREAGIVALRESIDATVVSDRHFETVKASLKPALTRAEIDSYSSFMKTPSSVKDHSKHKKELLGPLFSVKIGVVSFILLAAAAKYFFVSTDQNQHELATT; from the exons ATGGAAAGCCATGGAAGCACCAGCAGCAATAACGACAACAACAGCAAGAAGCAGTGGAGAGCAGAGGAAGCGATTGCCGGGAACGCCGAAGCTCTCCAGGCTCTTAGAGAGCTCATAACTTTCCCTCTCTACTACTCTTGCGAAGCTCAAAAACTCGGTCTTAAA TGGCCTCGAGGTTTGCTCCTGTACGGTCCACCGGGCACGGGAAAG ACAAGCTTGGTACGGGCAGTTGTTCAGGAATGTGGTGCTCATTTAACCATTATCAG TCCACATTCTGTCCATAAAGCACATGCTGGAGAAAGTGAGAGTGTCTTGCGGGATGCCTTTTCAAAGGCATCATCCCATGCAATGATGGGCAAGCCATCAGTTATCTTTATTGATGAAATAGATGCACTTTGTCCTCGTCGTGATTCCAG GGAGCAAGATGTTCGTGTAGCCTCGCAACTCTTTACACTAATGGACTCCAATATACCTTCCTCAACTTCTGCAACACAAGTTGTTGTAGTTGCATCCACTAACAG AGTGGACGCAATTGACCCTGCACTTAGAAGATCAGGGCGTTTTGATGCTGAAATTGAAGTTACTACGCCTACGGAGGAGGAGCGCTATCAAATTCTCAAG CTCTACACGAAGAAGGTTCCTTTGGATCCCAATGTTGACTTACGGGCTATAGCCGCGTCTTGCAATGGCTATGTTGGGGCTGATTTGGAAGCTTTATGTCGTGAGGCTACCATGTTTGCAGTTAGAAGGTCTTCCGATACAAATGAAAATGCTGCTGTGATCAGCTTAACAGTGGAAGACTGGAAACATGCTAGATCCATTGTTGGGCCCAGCATAACAAGAGGTGTTACTGTGGAAATCCCAAAGGTGACTTGGGAAGATATTGGAGGATTAAAAGATTTGAAG AAAAAGCTCCAGCAAGCTGTCGAGTGGCCTATTAAACATTCTGCTGCATTTTCGAGGCTGGGAATATCTCCAGTACGTGGAATTCTTCTGCATGGGCCTCCAGGATGTTCAAAAACCACCCTTGCTAAAGCTGCAGCTCATGCCGCccaagcttcttttttttccttgag TGGTGCAGAAATGTATTCGATGTATGTTGGAGAGGGAGAAGCTTTGTTGCGGAATACATTTCAGAGAGCTCGCCTTGCAGCACCAAGCATAATATTTTTTGACGAGGCTGATGTTGTTGCTGCCAAACG AGGGGGGAGTTCAAGCAACAGCACTACAGTAGGGGAGAGGCTTCTGTCTACTCTACTTACTGAAATGGATGGTTTGGAAGAAGCTAAA ggAATTCTTGTTTTAGCTGCTACAAATCGTCCTCATGCAATTGATGTTGCACTTATGCGCCCTGGACGCTTTGATCTG GTGCTATATGTACCGCCACCCGATCTTGAAGCTCGCTGCGAGATACTTCATGTACATTCACGTAACATGAAAATAGACGATGATGTTGATCTCAGAAGAATAGCAGAAGATACTGACCTTTTCACTGGGGCTGAACTGGAAGGCCTGTGTAGGGAAGCTGGCATTGTAGCTTTGAGGGAAAGCATTGATGCCACTGTTGTCTCTGACCGTCATTTCGAGACAGTAAAGGCTTCTTTAAAACCGGCATTAACAAGGGCAGAAATTGATTCATATTCTTCGTTTATGAAGACCCCATCTAGTGTCAAGGATCACAGCAAgcacaaaaaagaattattggGTCCATTATTTTCTGTTAAAATTGGAGTTGTAAGCTTTATTTTACTTGCTGCTGCTGCTAAATATTTTTTCGTAAGTACAGATCAAAACCAACATGAACTAGCTACTACCTGA
- the LOC132177649 gene encoding cell division control protein 48 homolog B isoform X1 codes for MESHGSTSSNNDNNSKKQWRAEEAIAGNAEALQALRELITFPLYYSCEAQKLGLKWPRGLLLYGPPGTGKTSLVRAVVQECGAHLTIISPHSVHKAHAGESESVLRDAFSKASSHAMMGKPSVIFIDEIDALCPRRDSRREQDVRVASQLFTLMDSNIPSSTSATQVVVVASTNRVDAIDPALRRSGRFDAEIEVTTPTEEERYQILKLYTKKVPLDPNVDLRAIAASCNGYVGADLEALCREATMFAVRRSSDTNENAAVISLTVEDWKHARSIVGPSITRGVTVEIPKVTWEDIGGLKDLKKKLQQAVEWPIKHSAAFSRLGISPVRGILLHGPPGCSKTTLAKAAAHAAQASFFSLSGAEMYSMYVGEGEALLRNTFQRARLAAPSIIFFDEADVVAAKRGGSSSNSTTVGERLLSTLLTEMDGLEEAKGILVLAATNRPHAIDVALMRPGRFDLVLYVPPPDLEARCEILHVHSRNMKIDDDVDLRRIAEDTDLFTGAELEGLCREAGIVALRESIDATVVSDRHFETVKASLKPALTRAEIDSYSSFMKTPSSVKDHSKHKKELLGPLFSVKIGVVSFILLAAAAKYFFVSTDQNQHELATT; via the exons ATGGAAAGCCATGGAAGCACCAGCAGCAATAACGACAACAACAGCAAGAAGCAGTGGAGAGCAGAGGAAGCGATTGCCGGGAACGCCGAAGCTCTCCAGGCTCTTAGAGAGCTCATAACTTTCCCTCTCTACTACTCTTGCGAAGCTCAAAAACTCGGTCTTAAA TGGCCTCGAGGTTTGCTCCTGTACGGTCCACCGGGCACGGGAAAG ACAAGCTTGGTACGGGCAGTTGTTCAGGAATGTGGTGCTCATTTAACCATTATCAG TCCACATTCTGTCCATAAAGCACATGCTGGAGAAAGTGAGAGTGTCTTGCGGGATGCCTTTTCAAAGGCATCATCCCATGCAATGATGGGCAAGCCATCAGTTATCTTTATTGATGAAATAGATGCACTTTGTCCTCGTCGTGATTCCAG AAGGGAGCAAGATGTTCGTGTAGCCTCGCAACTCTTTACACTAATGGACTCCAATATACCTTCCTCAACTTCTGCAACACAAGTTGTTGTAGTTGCATCCACTAACAG AGTGGACGCAATTGACCCTGCACTTAGAAGATCAGGGCGTTTTGATGCTGAAATTGAAGTTACTACGCCTACGGAGGAGGAGCGCTATCAAATTCTCAAG CTCTACACGAAGAAGGTTCCTTTGGATCCCAATGTTGACTTACGGGCTATAGCCGCGTCTTGCAATGGCTATGTTGGGGCTGATTTGGAAGCTTTATGTCGTGAGGCTACCATGTTTGCAGTTAGAAGGTCTTCCGATACAAATGAAAATGCTGCTGTGATCAGCTTAACAGTGGAAGACTGGAAACATGCTAGATCCATTGTTGGGCCCAGCATAACAAGAGGTGTTACTGTGGAAATCCCAAAGGTGACTTGGGAAGATATTGGAGGATTAAAAGATTTGAAG AAAAAGCTCCAGCAAGCTGTCGAGTGGCCTATTAAACATTCTGCTGCATTTTCGAGGCTGGGAATATCTCCAGTACGTGGAATTCTTCTGCATGGGCCTCCAGGATGTTCAAAAACCACCCTTGCTAAAGCTGCAGCTCATGCCGCccaagcttcttttttttccttgag TGGTGCAGAAATGTATTCGATGTATGTTGGAGAGGGAGAAGCTTTGTTGCGGAATACATTTCAGAGAGCTCGCCTTGCAGCACCAAGCATAATATTTTTTGACGAGGCTGATGTTGTTGCTGCCAAACG AGGGGGGAGTTCAAGCAACAGCACTACAGTAGGGGAGAGGCTTCTGTCTACTCTACTTACTGAAATGGATGGTTTGGAAGAAGCTAAA ggAATTCTTGTTTTAGCTGCTACAAATCGTCCTCATGCAATTGATGTTGCACTTATGCGCCCTGGACGCTTTGATCTG GTGCTATATGTACCGCCACCCGATCTTGAAGCTCGCTGCGAGATACTTCATGTACATTCACGTAACATGAAAATAGACGATGATGTTGATCTCAGAAGAATAGCAGAAGATACTGACCTTTTCACTGGGGCTGAACTGGAAGGCCTGTGTAGGGAAGCTGGCATTGTAGCTTTGAGGGAAAGCATTGATGCCACTGTTGTCTCTGACCGTCATTTCGAGACAGTAAAGGCTTCTTTAAAACCGGCATTAACAAGGGCAGAAATTGATTCATATTCTTCGTTTATGAAGACCCCATCTAGTGTCAAGGATCACAGCAAgcacaaaaaagaattattggGTCCATTATTTTCTGTTAAAATTGGAGTTGTAAGCTTTATTTTACTTGCTGCTGCTGCTAAATATTTTTTCGTAAGTACAGATCAAAACCAACATGAACTAGCTACTACCTGA
- the LOC132178934 gene encoding uncharacterized protein LOC132178934: MCGIAVIISGIRIDATSLLLDSVPPASASKAEQLVFSIDDLKAALQRRGPDSLGSKKVFLCSKNSGSAVERQIISFVEEEEAKERGELYLQHLENKNDCLFDSNGQTHELENCFSMPKFVAELHFIGATLQLRGVNPIVQPLMDISGNILVYNGEIFGGIYVNGDSNDTEILMQALGKCCFCEKTCSCDEKGQNSVPDLLSTIKGPWSVIYWQESSKTLWFGRDAFGRRSLLVHWPTLEDNRFLLSSVSPVSSTEQSSGFEAESGINNLNFWEELPCGVYGISFDAPKLDGFLVGEVRKHEWRNAILRELLDWERTSVGPKPEDLYFSLSKTTREQHDMHSASSGPIQFSISEPAQTVLVALRESVMRRTSQHRIFQAVTCDMRQGELAPVAVLFSGGLDSMILAALLDQCLDPSYEIDLLNVSFDGQSAPDRISAKAGVKELRRIAPLRRWKLVETDADLSKLDFETKHVMSLINPADTYMDLNIGIALWLAASGSGWVYEGNNNNNDEDLERIKYKSKARIVLVGSGADEQCAGYGRHRTKYRQESWLGLHEEMKLDMLRIWKRNLGRDDRCIADNGKEARFPFLDEDVIRTLLNIPLWEVANLDQPSGTGDKKILREVAQLLGLYEAAVLPKRAIQFGSRIARESNRKNFGSNRAANQASAGSAAIHMPPNMT; this comes from the exons ATGTGTGGAATAGCTGTGATTATCTCAGGCATTCGTATTGATGCAACATCTCTGCTTCTCGATTCCGTACCTCCAGCGTCCGCGTCCAAGGCCGAGCAA CTGGTATTCTCCATAGATGATCTTAAAGCAGCTCTACAGAGAAGGGGTCCTGATAGCTTGGGTAGCAAGAAGGTTTTCCTTTGTTCAAAGAATTCAGGCTCTGCCGTGGAGCGACAAATTATATCCTTTGTTGAGGAAGAAGAGGCAAAAGAAAGGGGCGAGTTGTATTTGCAACATCTTGAGAATAAAAATGATTGCTTATTTGATTCAAATGGACAAACACATGAGTTAGAAAATTGTTTTAGCATGCCCAAATTTGTGGCAGAACTTCACTTTATTGGTGCCACCTTACAGCTCAGGGGTGTTAATCCTATTGTTCAGCCCTTGATGGATATATCTGGGAATATTCTTGTATATAATG GTGAAATATTTGGAGGAATTTACGTTAACGGTGATAGCAATGATACTGAAATTCTTATGCAAGCTCTGGGAAAGTGCTGCTTCTGCGAAAAAACATGCTCTTGTGATGAAAAAGGACAAAATTCTGTTCCAGATCTTCTTTCTACAATCAAGGGGCCATGGTCTGTGATCTACTGGCAG gaaagttcaaagaccctgtGGTTTGGTCGAGACGCATTTGGTAGGCGGAGCCTTCTTGTTCACTGGCCGACTTTGGAGGACAATCGGTTCCTGCTTTCTTCTGTATCACCAGTTTCTTCCACTGAGCAGAGCTCTG GTTTTGAAGCTGAAAGTGGAATTAACAACCTCAATTTCTGGGAAGAGCTTCCATGTGGGGTATACGGCATATCATTTGATGCTCCAAAATTGGATGGGTTTCTGGTTGGTGAAGTCAGAAAACATGAATGGAGGAATGCCATACTGAGAGAATTGCTTGATTGGGAGAGAACTTCTGTTGGACCCAAACCTGAAGATTTATACTTTTCTCTTTCTAAGACTACTAGAGAGCAACATGATATGCATTCAGCCAGTTCAG GGCctattcaattttcaatttcagAGCCAGCACAGACTGTGCTGGTTGCTTTAAGGGAATCTGTGATGCGGCGCACTTCACAGCATAGAATTTTTCAG GCAGTTACCTGTGATATGAGACAAGGGGAACTTGCACCAGTGGCAGTTCTTTTCTCTGGTGGATTGGATTCTATGATACTTGCAGCATTACTGGATCAATGCCTCGATCCCAGCT ATGAGATTGATCTACTTAATGTGAGCTTCGATGGTCAGTCTGCTCCCGATAGAATCTCTGCCAAGGCAGGAGTAAAGGAGTTGAGAAGAATTGCACCCTTGAGAAG GTGGAAACTTGTGGAGACTGATGCTGATTTATCGAAATTGGATTTTGAAACAAAGCACGTCATGTCACTAATAAATCCTGCAGATACTTACATG GACCTTAACATAGGAATAGCTTTATGGCTGGCTGCTAGCGGCAGCGGTTGGGTGTATGAAggaaataacaataataatgatgaGGATCTTGAACGTATTAAATACAAGTCCAAGGCCAGGATTGTCCTTGTTGGTTCTGGTGCTGATGAGCAATGTGCTGGCTATGGTAGGCACAGAACAAAATATAGACAGGAAAG TTGGCTTGGTCTACATGAGGAAATGAAACTGGACATGCTGAGAATTTGGAAGAGAAATCTAGGAAGAGATGATAGATGTATTGCTGATAACGGGAAAGAG GCTAGATTCCCTTTCTTGGATGAAGATGTTATAAGGACTTTGCTTAATATTCCTTTGTGGGAGGTTGCCAACCTTGATCAACCTAGTGGCACCGGTGACAAGAAGATTCTAAGAGAG GTTGCACAATTGCTTGGTTTATATGAAGCAGCAGTTCTGCCTAAAAGAGCAATTCAG TTTGGTTCAAGAATTGCAAGGGAATCAAATCGGAAGAACTTTGGTAGTAACCGCGCAGCGAATCAGGCATCTGCAGGAAGTGCAGCAATTCACATGCCACCAAACATGACTTGa